The Methanolacinia petrolearia DSM 11571 genome has a segment encoding these proteins:
- a CDS encoding DnaJ domain-containing protein — MAQNYYEVLGLDANAESDEIIKAYRSLAKAYHPDTATHPNAKQLFEKISAAYSVLSDPEKRSAYDRELNESSKEEEIPESDEYSLMADYEYTCEKEEHFLIDGAEVAMTGARHLIMGEREYIVYDDGLIDIGGKLSFKVEGPERYLVDGAEKVLLNSDHFIQKGDEYVVIDGKPFLVRKSDEK; from the coding sequence ATGGCGCAGAATTACTACGAAGTGCTGGGTCTTGATGCGAACGCAGAATCTGATGAGATAATAAAAGCGTACCGCAGTCTCGCCAAAGCATATCACCCTGACACGGCGACGCACCCGAATGCAAAACAGCTTTTCGAAAAAATATCTGCCGCCTATTCAGTGTTATCAGATCCCGAAAAGAGAAGCGCCTATGACAGAGAGCTGAATGAATCATCCAAAGAGGAGGAAATCCCGGAAAGTGACGAATATTCCCTGATGGCCGATTATGAATATACCTGCGAAAAAGAGGAGCATTTTTTGATCGACGGTGCTGAAGTTGCTATGACCGGCGCCCGCCACCTCATAATGGGGGAGAGGGAGTATATCGTCTACGATGACGGCCTGATCGATATCGGCGGGAAATTATCATTCAAAGTCGAAGGCCCCGAGAGATATCTTGTAGACGGTGCAGAAAAAGTGCTTCTGAATTCAGATCATTTCATTCAAAAAGGGGACGAATATGTCGTCATAGATGGAAAACCATTCCTCGTCAGAAAAAGTGATGAGAAATAA
- a CDS encoding thiamine pyrophosphate-dependent enzyme, with amino-acid sequence MAEIPDDEYILKTTSACAGCSIPLCLRYITKAAGPDTVLVIPACCTSVIQGLYPNTAVNIPVYNVAFASAAAVASGMSEAFRAAGKKTNVICFAGDGGTVDIGIQALSGALERGTDFLYVCYDNEAYSNTGMQRSGATPLGAATTTTPAGKKEFKKDLDAIVNAHNPVYMATACSAYPLDLYNKVEKALSITGPKFIHILAPCPPGWRYQSDKTISVGKLAVQSGMWVLYERENGKISLTGASKAAAKKRIPVEDYLKAQGRFKTASKEEVSELQQAVENNFKRIEKEVDGTC; translated from the coding sequence TTGGCAGAGATACCGGATGATGAGTATATTTTAAAGACCACTTCCGCCTGTGCCGGGTGCAGTATCCCTCTCTGTCTCCGGTATATCACGAAGGCGGCCGGTCCCGATACGGTACTGGTGATTCCTGCATGCTGTACAAGCGTAATACAGGGTTTGTATCCTAACACCGCGGTTAACATTCCCGTATACAATGTTGCTTTCGCCTCGGCGGCCGCAGTTGCATCAGGTATGAGCGAGGCTTTCCGTGCAGCAGGAAAGAAAACAAACGTCATATGTTTTGCAGGAGACGGCGGAACTGTGGATATCGGTATCCAGGCCCTCTCCGGCGCCCTTGAGCGCGGAACGGATTTCTTATACGTGTGCTACGACAACGAGGCATACTCGAATACCGGTATGCAGAGGTCGGGTGCGACTCCGCTCGGTGCGGCAACGACAACGACACCGGCAGGAAAGAAAGAGTTCAAGAAGGATCTTGATGCGATTGTAAACGCACACAATCCGGTATATATGGCGACCGCGTGCAGTGCATATCCGCTCGACCTTTACAACAAGGTGGAAAAGGCACTCTCGATCACCGGTCCGAAGTTCATACACATTCTTGCACCATGTCCGCCGGGATGGAGATACCAGTCCGATAAGACGATCTCTGTCGGAAAACTTGCAGTGCAGTCGGGCATGTGGGTTCTCTATGAGCGTGAGAACGGAAAGATAAGCCTGACCGGGGCATCGAAGGCTGCTGCAAAGAAGAGAATCCCTGTGGAAGACTACCTTAAGGCACAGGGAAGATTCAAGACCGCCTCCAAAGAGGAGGTCTCCGAACTTCAGCAGGCGGTCGAAAATAATTTCAAAAGAATCGAAAAGGAGGTTGACGGGACATGCTGA
- a CDS encoding universal stress protein → MYSKILVAIDGSKPSLKALERAIEIGKCWKSEIHAVYAVNPGIYGTTVVDPAIGVSDPGSERIFNMLQEESKKIIEDAKSFTGDQGYYVKYHEKLGDARNVILDTAKDLGVDLIVLGSTGKGMAKRLVLGSVSSSVVFHSPVSTLVVRDLGEKKQKSN, encoded by the coding sequence ATGTACTCAAAAATTCTGGTTGCAATCGACGGGTCTAAGCCTTCTTTGAAAGCTCTTGAGAGGGCAATTGAAATAGGGAAGTGCTGGAAATCCGAGATTCATGCCGTATATGCAGTAAATCCCGGAATATACGGAACAACTGTTGTGGACCCGGCTATAGGAGTGTCCGATCCCGGTTCTGAAAGAATATTCAATATGCTCCAGGAAGAGAGCAAAAAAATTATTGAAGATGCAAAAAGCTTCACAGGGGATCAGGGTTACTATGTAAAATACCACGAAAAGCTCGGCGATGCAAGGAATGTCATACTGGACACCGCGAAGGACCTGGGTGTCGATCTGATCGTCCTCGGTTCGACCGGCAAGGGAATGGCGAAGCGGCTTGTTCTCGGCAGTGTCAGTTCTTCAGTGGTCTTTCACAGCCCGGTATCAACCCTTGTTGTCCGGGATTTGGGGGAAAAGAAACAAAAGAGTAACTGA
- the truA gene encoding tRNA pseudouridine(38-40) synthase TruA, whose product MRIAFLVSYIGTDFYGSQQQPGIRTVEGEFIGACIDLGLFSDWRDARFQFSGRTDAGVHARSQICAFDTDYPERAVSAINRKLPGDIRCRGWAGVPEGFNPRFEVSERIYRYFFPDGNLDWGKMSLAAEYLPGVHDFSRFARVEGKNPERKIFLAEIIPDKEGIIFEIRGESFLWNMVRCISHALWLVGSGSESPEVISAALSNTDGPRFPAAPPEGLVLWDLVTDLEFAPVNGLEKSEKFLDDFKCRHHQLLKAAEFLIE is encoded by the coding sequence ATGAGGATTGCTTTTCTTGTATCGTATATTGGAACGGATTTTTACGGCTCCCAGCAGCAGCCGGGGATAAGAACCGTTGAGGGGGAATTTATCGGCGCATGTATCGATCTGGGGCTTTTTTCCGACTGGAGAGATGCACGCTTTCAGTTTTCAGGAAGAACCGATGCAGGCGTGCACGCAAGATCCCAGATATGCGCATTTGATACGGATTATCCGGAGCGTGCGGTCTCGGCAATAAACAGGAAACTTCCCGGGGACATCAGGTGCAGGGGATGGGCCGGGGTTCCGGAAGGATTCAATCCGCGTTTTGAGGTTTCGGAAAGAATCTATAGGTATTTTTTCCCAGATGGGAATCTGGATTGGGGTAAGATGTCGCTTGCTGCCGAATATCTCCCCGGAGTACATGATTTTTCCCGTTTCGCCCGTGTCGAGGGGAAAAATCCCGAGAGAAAAATATTCTTGGCAGAGATAATCCCTGATAAGGAGGGAATAATCTTCGAGATTCGCGGGGAGAGTTTTCTATGGAATATGGTCCGGTGCATATCCCATGCCCTTTGGCTGGTTGGGAGCGGTTCAGAATCCCCTGAAGTAATATCGGCTGCGCTATCAAATACTGATGGGCCCCGTTTTCCCGCTGCACCTCCTGAAGGGCTTGTTCTGTGGGATCTAGTTACGGATCTGGAATTCGCTCCGGTGAATGGTCTCGAAAAGAGCGAAAAATTCCTTGATGACTTCAAGTGCAGGCACCACCAGCTTTTGAAGGCCGCTGAGTTTTTGATAGAGTGA
- the porA gene encoding 2-ketoisovalerate ferredoxin oxidoreductase subunit alpha, with translation MLNVGTGNKAVALAVRDAKPGVVAAYPITPQTEIVEEIANQVSSGKLGARYIPVESEHSAMAACIGVAATGTRTFTATSSHGLVYMCEMLHWAAGARLPIVMANANRALGPGWNIGAEHSDSMSMRDSGWLQVYASTVQEAYDATIIAFRIAENENVLLPVMINLDGFLLTHITQGFETVDPSVFLPPTNTPHAIDINNPGGYGTLTANTDHYKFRHDIMVGMKNSVAVIEDAQKEFGKHFGRKYEMYEEYMTEDAEVLVIAMGTIGKEMEVAIDKLREEGVKAGSLRARWFRPFPDLREKLEGKEVVVIDRDYSFGFGGILANELRAKTCCNPYSVIAGLGGQDVTYDDIAGFVRDRKPGEEFWFGVSE, from the coding sequence ATGCTGAACGTAGGGACAGGCAATAAGGCTGTTGCACTTGCTGTAAGGGATGCAAAACCGGGTGTCGTCGCCGCATACCCGATCACCCCTCAGACCGAGATAGTCGAGGAGATCGCAAACCAGGTGAGTTCCGGAAAACTGGGTGCGAGGTACATCCCCGTTGAGTCCGAGCACTCTGCAATGGCCGCCTGCATCGGTGTCGCTGCGACCGGCACGAGGACATTTACCGCAACAAGTTCGCACGGTCTTGTCTACATGTGCGAGATGCTCCACTGGGCGGCCGGTGCACGTCTCCCGATCGTTATGGCGAATGCGAACCGTGCTCTCGGTCCCGGCTGGAATATCGGCGCCGAACATTCCGATTCAATGTCCATGAGGGACTCAGGGTGGCTTCAGGTATACGCGTCGACGGTTCAGGAGGCATACGATGCGACGATTATCGCATTCAGGATTGCAGAGAATGAAAACGTCCTGCTCCCTGTGATGATCAACCTCGACGGTTTCCTCCTGACCCACATAACCCAGGGATTCGAGACGGTCGATCCCTCCGTGTTCCTGCCCCCCACGAACACCCCGCACGCGATCGATATCAATAATCCGGGCGGCTACGGGACGCTCACCGCAAATACCGATCACTACAAATTCCGCCATGACATCATGGTCGGAATGAAGAATTCCGTCGCAGTTATTGAAGACGCCCAGAAGGAGTTCGGGAAGCACTTCGGCAGAAAATACGAGATGTACGAGGAGTACATGACTGAAGATGCCGAAGTCCTTGTAATTGCGATGGGAACAATAGGCAAGGAGATGGAGGTCGCGATCGACAAACTTCGTGAAGAAGGAGTTAAGGCTGGTTCGCTCAGGGCTCGCTGGTTCAGGCCGTTCCCCGACCTGAGAGAAAAACTTGAAGGAAAGGAAGTCGTCGTAATCGACCGCGATTACTCGTTCGGCTTCGGCGGAATTCTTGCCAATGAACTCCGTGCGAAGACATGCTGCAACCCTTACAGCGTCATCGCCGGTCTCGGCGGCCAGGATGTCACGTATGACGATATCGCCGGATTCGTCAGGGACAGGAAACCCGGCGAAGAGTTCTGGTTCGGGGTGAGCGAATAA
- a CDS encoding 2-oxoacid:acceptor oxidoreductase family protein produces the protein MYEIRLHSRGGQGGVTAAKILAHAAFLDGKYATATPLYGAERRGAPVVSFIRIDDKPIKVYSQVRNPDLVIVLDPGIMNMVDVMQGIHKDGKVLINSPQKPEMGDHKVYNIDLTGIALSLDLVVAGNPILNTPLLGALAKIGLVSRESVRKAISEAFSDERNGTAALKAYEELVI, from the coding sequence ATGTACGAGATAAGGCTTCATTCGAGGGGCGGCCAGGGCGGTGTGACCGCCGCGAAGATCCTTGCGCACGCCGCATTCCTCGACGGTAAATATGCAACCGCAACCCCGCTCTATGGTGCCGAGAGGCGCGGTGCACCCGTGGTTTCGTTCATCAGGATCGATGACAAGCCCATAAAGGTCTATTCGCAGGTAAGAAACCCCGATCTTGTAATAGTTCTCGATCCGGGCATCATGAACATGGTCGATGTTATGCAGGGCATCCATAAGGACGGCAAAGTCCTGATCAACAGTCCCCAAAAACCGGAGATGGGAGATCACAAGGTTTACAACATCGATCTTACCGGGATCGCTCTCTCTCTTGATCTCGTCGTGGCAGGAAATCCGATCCTCAACACCCCTCTTCTCGGGGCTCTTGCAAAGATCGGTCTTGTCTCACGTGAGTCGGTCAGGAAGGCGATATCCGAGGCGTTCTCGGACGAGAGGAACGGGACAGCCGCCCTTAAGGCGTACGAGGAGCTGGTAATATGA
- a CDS encoding PAS domain-containing protein yields the protein MSDPEYDQYDDLRKKILGLGDSSFRKTYYPVLRHKQMELERFRIILDHVNDMVFLISYPECKVVDFSLRAAEKLGFRPEEITGSEISRFLHYDSGKPVSLHEMKDKAERVLIRAEIECKQGERIPVEADLSFTNYGDEIYCAVICRDISERIQMEKMIFESESQYRTTIEAITDGILVVNSSGRSIICNRAFRDQYLRFAGRVFSPKINAKDFFRNIGLFKDDELDSFMSSRDFEEKTGKILMNDKMAVLKVRKMPISHEFRHGLSVLILSDITQSTVLDEIRRDVFYQLNHNMEQFAILNDEIRNPLQALLGTIELENPMLAAAIHPFISEINTIVRRLDIGWLESEKVRGMIKKHYGVSVLDKDEIGDAVLYLKEFGHDEGMIL from the coding sequence ATGAGTGATCCTGAATACGATCAGTATGACGATTTAAGGAAGAAGATCCTCGGTCTTGGAGATTCATCTTTCAGGAAAACATATTATCCTGTCCTGAGGCACAAGCAGATGGAGCTTGAACGTTTCCGTATAATTCTCGATCATGTAAATGACATGGTATTTCTTATATCATATCCCGAATGCAAGGTCGTCGATTTTAGCCTCAGGGCGGCTGAAAAGCTTGGGTTCCGGCCCGAGGAGATCACAGGGAGTGAGATTTCGCGATTTCTTCATTATGATTCAGGAAAACCCGTTTCGCTGCATGAAATGAAAGACAAGGCCGAAAGAGTACTTATCAGGGCGGAGATCGAGTGTAAACAGGGCGAAAGGATTCCTGTCGAGGCAGACTTGAGTTTTACGAATTACGGAGATGAGATCTATTGTGCGGTGATATGCAGGGATATTTCCGAGCGTATCCAGATGGAGAAGATGATCTTCGAATCGGAATCCCAGTACCGGACGACAATAGAGGCGATCACCGACGGAATACTTGTCGTCAATTCATCAGGGCGATCGATAATATGCAACAGGGCCTTCAGGGATCAGTACCTGCGTTTTGCAGGCAGGGTCTTTTCACCAAAGATAAATGCGAAGGATTTTTTCAGGAATATCGGGCTTTTTAAGGATGACGAACTGGATTCATTCATGAGTTCGCGTGATTTTGAGGAAAAAACCGGCAAGATCCTCATGAACGATAAAATGGCGGTGCTGAAGGTCCGGAAGATGCCGATATCCCATGAATTCAGGCACGGACTCTCTGTTCTGATCCTGAGTGACATTACCCAGAGCACAGTCCTTGATGAGATCAGGAGGGACGTATTCTATCAGCTGAATCACAATATGGAGCAGTTTGCCATACTTAACGATGAGATAAGAAATCCGCTTCAGGCGCTTCTTGGAACAATAGAATTAGAAAATCCAATGCTTGCCGCTGCAATTCATCCCTTCATCAGCGAGATAAATACAATTGTTCGAAGACTTGATATCGGCTGGCTCGAGTCCGAGAAGGTACGCGGAATGATAAAGAAGCATTACGGGGTTTCTGTTCTGGACAAGGATGAGATAGGGGACGCGGTATTATACCTGAAAGAGTTCGGGCATGATGAGGGAATGATTCTTTAA
- a CDS encoding adenylyltransferase/cytidyltransferase family protein, which produces MKRIVATGTFDILHPGHIYYLEESRKLGDELHVIIARDENVRHKPKPVIPEQQRLRMVQSLKPVDYARLGSTTDIFEPIREIQPDIITLGFNQFFNEEKLKCDLEENGISAEVVRIEGYSGEGFCSSRNIMKQILIRRCKELQDDSTD; this is translated from the coding sequence TTGAAGAGAATCGTTGCCACCGGGACATTCGATATCCTGCACCCGGGGCATATCTACTATCTCGAAGAATCGCGTAAACTTGGCGACGAACTTCATGTGATTATTGCAAGGGATGAAAACGTAAGGCACAAGCCGAAGCCGGTAATCCCCGAACAGCAGCGCCTCCGTATGGTGCAGTCTTTAAAGCCGGTCGACTACGCAAGGCTCGGATCGACTACGGACATCTTCGAGCCTATACGGGAGATCCAGCCGGACATCATAACCCTCGGTTTCAACCAGTTCTTCAATGAGGAGAAGCTTAAATGCGATCTCGAAGAGAACGGCATCTCCGCAGAAGTTGTCAGAATAGAAGGATATTCGGGAGAAGGCTTCTGCAGTTCAAGAAATATTATGAAACAGATACTTATCAGGAGATGCAAAGAGCTCCAGGATGATTCGACGGATTAA
- a CDS encoding 4Fe-4S binding protein, whose product MSAKLAISRPKEGAAGKTGTWRTFKPVVDRELCNKCGNCERFCPDGTISKEFEIDLEFCKGCGICADVCPKKAIKMVREE is encoded by the coding sequence ATGAGTGCAAAGCTTGCAATATCGAGACCAAAAGAGGGAGCCGCAGGAAAGACCGGCACCTGGAGGACGTTTAAGCCCGTAGTCGACAGGGAGCTCTGCAACAAGTGCGGGAACTGCGAGAGGTTCTGCCCCGACGGAACTATTTCGAAGGAATTCGAGATCGATCTTGAGTTCTGCAAAGGCTGCGGAATCTGTGCCGATGTCTGCCCCAAGAAGGCCATAAAAATGGTCAGGGAAGAATAG
- a CDS encoding dihydropteroate synthase-like protein: protein MRILLPTGEIAYPVVKKAAERFGADVAVAGKIAAFLAPKKLSAILSGSKVKYDMVIVSGMCTADFSGVEEEFGIPVYLGPRHAADLELILGHIDELQLSRTIPADELIASKKKEEAYSKISEAEERSEPDFYIGNLRIGGGSRMKVLAEIMDAHKTDNLREIVFEFIESGADIIDLGFGFDATPDDVRRVFEEVSGIQTVFAADTQDPGLIRAALGHADLILSLHEGNIPVIGKEVAEAGAAAVIVPNEKTLEENLKMAGATGIKRIIADPLLQPAGSGLLQSLSGFVPCGHPVFFGAGNVVELIDADSPGANALLAALAMEAGASIVFTSEHSDKTKGSVREMRRASEMMVLASNRPYPKDLGIDLFCIKEKRRRHELPLSYTTCNEAGGIIDELVFDPAGNIRIGIEDGYIVAVHKGRAIKGKKWEDLFHMLLKEERVSLMDHAAYLGKELYKAELALKFNRSFEQDGPF from the coding sequence ATGCGCATACTCCTCCCGACAGGCGAGATTGCATATCCGGTGGTAAAAAAAGCCGCGGAAAGATTCGGGGCCGATGTAGCCGTTGCAGGAAAGATCGCCGCATTCCTCGCACCTAAAAAACTTTCAGCAATCCTGTCAGGAAGTAAAGTAAAATACGATATGGTAATTGTTTCCGGCATGTGCACGGCGGATTTCTCGGGAGTAGAGGAGGAATTCGGCATTCCGGTATACCTAGGACCACGGCACGCCGCAGATCTCGAACTGATCCTCGGCCATATCGACGAACTGCAACTCTCACGAACAATACCTGCCGACGAGCTGATCGCTTCAAAGAAGAAAGAGGAGGCATACTCGAAGATCAGCGAGGCAGAAGAAAGATCAGAACCCGATTTTTATATTGGCAATCTCCGGATCGGCGGAGGGTCGAGAATGAAGGTTCTCGCCGAGATCATGGATGCGCATAAGACGGATAATCTCCGCGAAATAGTCTTCGAATTCATAGAATCCGGTGCCGACATCATCGACCTCGGCTTCGGGTTCGATGCAACACCGGACGATGTCCGGAGGGTATTTGAGGAAGTATCCGGCATCCAAACTGTCTTCGCCGCAGACACGCAGGACCCCGGACTGATAAGAGCTGCACTGGGCCATGCGGATTTAATACTCTCGCTTCACGAGGGGAATATTCCGGTAATCGGGAAAGAGGTCGCAGAAGCTGGTGCTGCCGCGGTGATCGTCCCGAATGAAAAAACACTCGAAGAGAATCTAAAGATGGCCGGGGCAACAGGGATCAAAAGGATCATTGCCGATCCTCTCCTGCAGCCTGCAGGGTCCGGACTTCTTCAATCACTATCAGGTTTTGTCCCATGCGGACACCCCGTATTTTTCGGTGCGGGAAATGTCGTGGAGCTGATAGATGCCGACTCCCCTGGTGCAAACGCCCTCCTTGCCGCACTTGCGATGGAGGCAGGAGCATCGATCGTTTTCACAAGCGAACACTCGGACAAAACAAAAGGTTCGGTCAGGGAGATGAGGCGTGCATCCGAGATGATGGTCCTCGCATCGAACAGGCCGTACCCGAAGGACCTCGGCATCGATCTGTTCTGCATAAAAGAGAAGAGAAGACGGCATGAGCTGCCCCTTTCATATACAACCTGTAACGAGGCAGGCGGGATCATAGATGAACTGGTCTTCGATCCCGCCGGGAACATAAGAATAGGAATAGAGGACGGGTACATCGTTGCGGTCCACAAAGGAAGAGCGATAAAAGGGAAAAAGTGGGAGGATCTATTTCACATGCTCCTGAAAGAGGAGAGGGTCTCTCTCATGGATCATGCCGCGTATCTTGGAAAGGAGCTCTACAAAGCGGAGCTTGCACTGAAATTCAACCGGAGTTTTGAGCAGGACGGACCTTTTTAG
- a CDS encoding winged helix-turn-helix transcriptional regulator translates to MAKNKEYWSWVEAAVNVIGGKWKLLIVLVLRDGKLRYSEILHKLPSISEKMLVKQLRELERDGIITRTVYAVVPPKVEYSLTEAGDKLVIVLKILGFWGIRYLDDEVVGEGLSREKVNDPVKLRLLLEDIQKIRNDIEKQLGEQD, encoded by the coding sequence ATGGCAAAGAACAAGGAGTACTGGTCGTGGGTCGAAGCGGCAGTCAATGTAATCGGGGGAAAATGGAAACTATTGATCGTTCTTGTATTAAGGGACGGAAAACTGCGTTATAGTGAGATATTGCACAAACTCCCCTCGATCAGCGAGAAGATGCTGGTCAAACAGCTTCGCGAACTAGAACGTGACGGCATCATTACAAGAACGGTTTATGCCGTAGTCCCGCCGAAGGTTGAATATTCGCTTACGGAAGCGGGTGATAAACTGGTTATCGTTTTAAAGATACTTGGATTCTGGGGTATAAGGTATCTCGACGACGAAGTTGTAGGTGAAGGATTGTCAAGGGAAAAGGTGAATGACCCTGTAAAACTCCGCCTGCTCTTAGAAGATATCCAAAAAATTCGCAACGATATTGAGAAGCAGCTGGGAGAGCAGGATTAG
- a CDS encoding Mov34/MPN/PAD-1 family protein yields the protein MPDIKIKRELLMILLELGKSSHPSEFLALLIKNGDTIDEFELAPGTITGSSSARYQPDMMPLGTGISGSAHSHPSGAIRPSDADLRFFPAVGKYHIIIGAPYTEDDWRCFFADGSPCSVEVID from the coding sequence ATGCCCGACATAAAAATAAAGCGAGAACTGCTCATGATACTACTCGAACTCGGCAAAAGCAGTCACCCTTCCGAATTTTTAGCCCTGCTGATAAAAAACGGGGATACTATAGACGAATTTGAACTCGCACCGGGCACGATCACAGGCAGCAGCAGTGCAAGATATCAGCCCGACATGATGCCCCTTGGCACAGGAATCTCCGGAAGCGCACATTCCCACCCGAGCGGTGCGATAAGACCCTCGGATGCCGACCTCAGGTTCTTCCCTGCGGTAGGGAAATATCATATCATAATCGGGGCCCCATATACTGAAGATGACTGGAGGTGCTTCTTTGCAGACGGGAGCCCCTGCAGCGTGGAAGTGATAGATTGA
- a CDS encoding CehA/McbA family metallohydrolase has product MLKCDLHVHTKYSRDGESSVEDIIRMAEKRGLDVIAITDHDTVGGAKYAQTIKTDIMVIPGVEISTKSGHLIALGITETIPAGLDFYETVDRAREMGAFLILPHPFHQFRHGVGTRLKDAIGAVDAVESFNSRYIIGSANKKAEKKAKKFKKPCVAGSDAHNARFVGYGVTVVDSEKDMQSIFDAISAGRVCIIGKMTPLKSYTGQSLKNTKRKIVRKVRHK; this is encoded by the coding sequence ATGCTGAAATGCGACCTTCATGTGCATACGAAATATTCCCGCGACGGCGAGAGCAGTGTTGAGGATATTATCCGGATGGCAGAGAAACGCGGTCTTGATGTAATTGCCATTACGGATCACGACACTGTCGGGGGAGCGAAGTACGCACAGACAATAAAAACAGATATTATGGTAATTCCCGGGGTTGAGATCTCGACAAAATCAGGTCATCTCATTGCGCTTGGCATAACCGAAACTATTCCTGCGGGTCTTGATTTTTATGAAACCGTGGATCGTGCAAGGGAAATGGGAGCGTTTTTGATCCTCCCTCATCCTTTCCACCAGTTCAGGCATGGTGTGGGCACCAGGCTGAAGGATGCCATCGGGGCCGTTGATGCAGTCGAATCGTTCAACAGCCGCTATATTATAGGATCTGCAAACAAGAAGGCGGAGAAGAAAGCAAAAAAGTTCAAAAAGCCTTGTGTTGCAGGAAGTGACGCTCATAATGCAAGATTCGTCGGTTACGGTGTAACTGTTGTCGATTCGGAGAAGGATATGCAGTCGATATTCGATGCAATATCCGCCGGCAGGGTCTGCATTATCGGGAAGATGACTCCGCTTAAAAGCTATACGGGGCAGTCTTTAAAGAACACCAAGCGAAAGATTGTCAGAAAAGTCAGGCATAAATGA